Proteins from one Telopea speciosissima isolate NSW1024214 ecotype Mountain lineage chromosome 1, Tspe_v1, whole genome shotgun sequence genomic window:
- the LOC122649864 gene encoding probable calcium-binding protein CML13 — MGKDLSDDQVASMKEAFILFDTDNDGRIAASELGILMRSLGGNPTQAQLKEIVTQEKLTSPFDFPRFLELMKKHMKLEPFDCQLRDAFKVIDKESTGYVSVSELRHILTSIGEKLDAAEFDEWIREVDVGSDGRIKYEDFIVRMIAK, encoded by the coding sequence ATGGGGAAGGATTTGAGCGACGATCAAGTGGCATCGATGAAGGAGGCTTTCATTCTCTTCGACACAGATAATGATGGTCGTATCGCTGCATCAGAATTAGGGATCCTGATGCGATCTCTGGGTGGAAACCCTACACAAGCTCAGCTTAAAGAGATCGTTACCCAGGAGAAACTCACCTCACCCTTCGATTTCCCTCGTTTCCTGGAACTTATGAAGAAGCACATGAAGCTCGAGCCCTTCGATTGTCAGCTCCGTGACGCTTTCAAGGTCATCGACAAGGAATCCACTGGTTATGTCTCTGTTTCTGAACTCCGTCATATCCTTACCAGTATTGGAGAGAAGCTCGACGCTGCTGAATTCGACGAGTGGATCCGTGAGGTTGATGTTGGATCCGATGGTAGGATCAAATACGAGGACTTCATCGTTCGCATGATCGCCAAGTGA
- the LOC122645652 gene encoding LRR receptor-like serine/threonine-protein kinase GSO2, with protein MGGCASLFSLVLLFAFAGPQLVYGNVELRALMEMKASLDPENRFLSSWNSNGDPCSGSFEGIACNEHGKVANISLQGKGLSGRVPPAVAGLQRLSGLYLHYNSLSGEIPREISNLTELYDLYLNDNNLSGNIPPEIGDMASLQVLQLCSNHLTGEIPTQLGSLKKLSVLALQSNRISGAIPANLGELQTLTRLDVSFNQLFGSIPAKLADVPQLKVLDVRNNTLSGNVPPALKKLNDGFQYGNNSGLCGVAFPSLRTCTATDQQNPDRLEPLGAVTNGTSTKFPETANFQVHCNQTNCSNPSKPPRVAVVIGVIAITVALMVTGLLTFSCYRRRKQKIGSAFDTSDSRLSTDQAKEVYRKSASPLISLEYSNGWDPLADGRNVNGFSQDVLQSFRFNLEEVESATQHFSEVNLLGKSNFSAIYKGILRDGSVVAIKSINKSSCKTEEGDFLKGLNILTLLRHENLVGLRGFCCSRDRGECFLIYEFVPNGNLLQYLDQKEGNGRFLEWSNRVSIIHGIAKGIEYLHSNKPTKPALVHQNISADKVLIDQGFKPLLSDSGLHKLLADDIVFSVLKASAAMGYLAPEYTTTGRFTEKSDVYAFGVIVLQILSGRRMISQSMRVGAETCRFEEFMDKNLDGKFLEAEAEKMTRIALDCTHESPNHRPNMETVIQELSK; from the exons ATGGGTGGCTgtgcttctctcttctctcttgttcttctttttgcATTTGCTGGTCCGCAACTTGTTTACGGAAATGTGGAGCTGAGAGCGCTTATGGAGATGAAAGCTTCTCTAGACCCTGAAAACAGATTTCTTTCCTCTTGGAATAGCAACGGTGACCCATGTAGCGGCTCGTTTGAAGGTATCGCTTGTAATGAGCATGGTAAAGTAGCTAACATCTCGTTGCAGGGGAAGGGTCTCTCTGGACGGGTTCCTCCGGCAGTCGCTGGTCTTCAACGTTTGTCTGGCCTTTACCTACACTACAACTCTTTATCTGGAGAGATCCCCAGAGAAATTTCCAATCTTACTGAGCTGTATGACCTGTATCTCAACGACAATAATCTCTCCGGGAACATTCCACCTGAAATAGGAGATATGGCTAGTCTCCAAG TTCTACAACTTTGTAGTAACCATCTGACGGGGGAAATACCGACACAGTTGGGTTCTCTGAAGAAGCTTAGCGTTCTCGCTCTTCAATCTAATCGAATATCCGGTGCTATTCCTGCCAATTTAGGAGAGTTGCAGACGCTGACGAGGTTGGATGTAAGCTTTAATCAATTATTTGGTTCAATTCCAGCAAAACTAGCTGATGTTCCTCAACTGAAAGTTCTAGACGTCCGTAACAATACTCTCTCGGGCAACGTCCCACCTG CTCTGAAGAAATTGAATGATGGATTCCAATACGGGAACAACTCGGGCTTATGTGGAGTTGCGTTTCCTTCTTTGAGAACTTGCACTGCTACGGATCAGCAGAACCCTGATAGACTCGAACCTCTTGGAGCTGTCACAAATGGCACTTCTACGAAATTCCCAGAAACTGCAAATTTCCAGGTGCATTGCAACCAGACCAATTGCTCAAATCCATCAAAACCCCCTCGAGTTGCAGTTGTCATTGGAGTTATTGCAATTACTGTTGCATTGATGGTTACCGGGCTACTCACCTTCTCGTGCTACCGTCGCCGGAAACAGAAGATTGGAAGTGCTTTTGATACCTCAGATAGTCGTCTTAGCACTGACCAGGCCAAAGAGGTCTACAGGAAGAGTGCCTCTCCGCTCATCAGCCTTGAGTACTCTAACGGGTGGGATCCATTGGCTGATGGGAGGAATGTGAATGGGTTCTCACAGGACGTTCTTCAAAGTTTCAGGTTCAATCTGGAAGAGGTGGAGTCAGCTACTCAGCATTTCTCAGAGGTGAATCTATTGGGAAAGAGCAACTTCTCGGCCATCTATAAGGGAATTTTAAGAGATGGGTCTGTTGTTGCTATCAAGAGCATCAACAAATCTAGCTGTAAGACGGAAGAGGGTGATTTCTTAAAGGGTTTGAACATACTAACTTTGTTGAGACATGAAAACCTTGTTGGGTTAAGAGGTTTTTGCTGTTCCAGAGACAGGGGTGAGTGCTTCCTCATCTACGAATTTGTCCCGAATGGGAACTTGTTGCAGTATCTTGATCAGAAGGAAGGTAATGGCCGGTTTCTTGAATGGTCCAATAGGGTTTCCATCATCCATGGCATTGCTAAAG GTATTGAGTACTTACACAGCAACAAACCTACCAAACCTGCTCTTGTTCATCAAAACATATCAGCGGATAAGGTGCTCATCGACCAGGGATTCAAGCCATTGCTCTCGGACTCTGGCCTGCACAAGCTCCTGGCAGATGACATTGTGTTCTCAGTACTCAAGGCCAGTGCTGCAATGGGATACCTAGCCCCAGAGTATACCACCACTGGCCGATTCACAGAGAAGAGTGATGTATATGCATTTGGGGTAATTGTACTTCAGATACTCTCTGGAAGACGAATGATCAGCCAATCAATGCGAGTGGGAGCTGAAACATGCAGGTTTGAAGAATTCATGGACAAGAATCTTGATGGGAAGTTCTTAGAAGCTGAGGCAGAAAAAATGACGAGAATAGCTTTGGATTGCACCCATGAGTCACCTAACCATAGACCCAACATGGAAACGGTGATTCAAGAACTGAGCAAATGA